A genome region from Schaalia sp. 19OD2882 includes the following:
- a CDS encoding ABC transporter permease, translated as MSGKTLPVPKVSSAAMQQVMALAALVILYAFFAVFGNRFLSADTFVSILDSSYYIGFLAIGMTFVIITAGIDLSSGTVMVGAALVGGVAYNVWHLPIAVSLLIVVLVGVLFGIGNGLLVGYLHLPPFIATLGMQFVSLGLCAVVANVQTQTYPSLGSDDGWFKNVLYKVNSFPVGILWLAAFFAVAWFLLRRTKLGRYTYAIGSNEEAVELSGVVVRTWKFWVYVVNGFFCGLAGAIYAATFSSITPQTGNGQEMYAIAACVIGGTSLAGGIGSLWGTIIGVFVISVLKTGLLSMGLPVQWQQVLIGVVVILAVLLDVLRTRRRRS; from the coding sequence ATGAGCGGCAAGACGCTCCCCGTCCCGAAGGTGTCCAGCGCGGCGATGCAGCAGGTCATGGCACTTGCCGCTTTGGTGATCCTCTACGCATTCTTCGCAGTGTTCGGCAACAGGTTTCTCTCCGCCGACACTTTCGTGTCGATTCTCGACTCGTCCTACTACATCGGCTTCCTCGCCATCGGCATGACCTTCGTCATCATCACCGCCGGCATCGACTTGTCCTCGGGCACCGTCATGGTCGGCGCGGCCCTGGTCGGCGGTGTCGCCTACAACGTGTGGCACCTGCCGATCGCCGTGTCCCTGCTCATCGTCGTGCTGGTCGGTGTGCTCTTCGGCATCGGCAACGGACTCCTGGTCGGATATCTGCACCTGCCGCCGTTCATCGCCACACTCGGCATGCAATTCGTCTCGCTGGGACTGTGCGCCGTCGTGGCAAATGTGCAGACACAGACCTATCCCTCCTTGGGTTCGGACGACGGCTGGTTCAAGAACGTCTTGTACAAGGTGAACAGTTTCCCTGTCGGCATCCTGTGGTTGGCGGCATTCTTCGCCGTCGCATGGTTCCTGCTGCGACGCACGAAACTCGGCCGGTACACCTACGCCATCGGCTCGAACGAGGAAGCCGTTGAACTGTCAGGAGTCGTCGTGCGCACCTGGAAGTTCTGGGTCTACGTGGTCAACGGCTTCTTCTGCGGCCTGGCCGGCGCGATCTACGCCGCCACCTTCTCCTCGATCACTCCACAGACCGGCAATGGTCAGGAGATGTACGCCATTGCGGCCTGCGTGATCGGAGGCACCTCGCTGGCCGGCGGAATCGGTTCCCTGTGGGGGACCATAATCGGCGTCTTCGTCATCTCCGTGCTCAAAACCGGCCTGTTGTCCATGGGCCTGCCCGTCCAGTGGCAGCAAGTCCTCATCGGCGTGGTCGTCATCCTCGCGGTCCTCCTCGACGTCCTGAGGACCCGTCGCCGACGCTCCTGA